In Bufo gargarizans isolate SCDJY-AF-19 unplaced genomic scaffold, ASM1485885v1 original_scaffold_1736_pilon, whole genome shotgun sequence, the following proteins share a genomic window:
- the KCNJ9 gene encoding G protein-activated inward rectifier potassium channel 3, with protein MAKDNNAFTSIPGSTVNSKPSFSHPSKLAEKLEKSDRKLRRRQRYVEKDGRCNVQHGNVRETYRYLTDIFTTLVDLKWRVSLLVFILAYAITWLFFGVIWWFIAYCRGDLEHLEDSEWTPCIKNLNGFVSAFLFSIETETTIGYGHRVITDKCPEGIILLLLQAILGSMVNAFMVGCMFVKISQPNKRAETLVFSSHAVISLRDDKLCLMFRVGDLRQSHIVEASIRAKLIKSKQTQEGEFIPLNQTDINVGFETGDDRLFLVSPLIISHEINEQSPFWEVSKRQLEKDEFEIVVILEGMVEATGMTCQARSSYLVDEVLWGHRFMSVLSLEDGFYEVDYNTFHQTFEVSTPSCSAQELAENAARMDAHLYWSIPSQLDEKVEEGTEKDGMDKQRNGSVSSPDSEEVLVE; from the exons ATGGCCAAAGACAACAATGCCTTCACGTCCATCCCCGGCTCAACGGTCAACAGCAAACCGTCCTTCTCACACCCCTCTAAACTAGCAGAGAAGTTAGAGAAGTCAGACCGGAAGCTACGCCGCCGCCAGCGCTACGTGGAGAAGGATGGCAGGTGTAACGTGCAGCATGGAAACGTTCGGGAGACCTACCGCTACCTGACAGACATCTTCACAACATTGGTGGACTTAAAATGGCGAGTCAGCCTCCTGGTCTTCATACTGGCCTACGCTATCACGTGGCTTTTCTTTGGGGTAATTTGGTGGTTTATAGCTTATTGTCGCGGTGATTTGGAGCATTTAGAGGATTCAGAATGGACGCCTTGCATCAAGAACCTGAATGGCTTTGTTTCAGCTTTTCTCTTCTCTATAGAAACAGAGACAACCATTGGTTATGGACACAGGGTGATAACAGACAAGTGCCCAGAGGGAATCATCCTGCTCCTTCTTCAGGCCATACTTGGCTCTATGGTCAACGCCTTCATGGTGGGCTGCATGTTTGTAAAAATCTCCCAGCCCAACAAGAGAGCAGAGACGCTGGTCTTCTCCTCACACGCCGTCATCTCTTTACGGGATGATAAACTGTGCCTGATGTTTCGAGTGGGAGACCTTCGGCAATCACACATCGTCGAGGCCTCCATCCGAGCCAAACTAATCAAATCAAAGCAAACGCAGGAAGGAGAATTCATCCCCCTCAACCAGACAGACATCAACGTTGGCTTTGAGACGGGAGACGACCGCCTCTTCCTGGTCTCCCCCCTCATTATCAGCCATGAAATAAACGAGCAAAGCCCATTCTGGGAAGTGTCCAAGAGGCAACTGGAGAAGGACGAGTTTGAGATTGTTGTGATCCTGGAAGGGATGGTGGAAGCCACAG GAATGACATGCCAGGCGAGAAGCTCTTACCTTGTGGACGAGGTGCTGTGGGGTCATCGCTTCATGTCAGTGTTGAGTCTGGAGGATGGCTTCTATGAGGTGGATTATAACACATTTCACCAGACCTTTGAGGTATCTACTCCTTCCTGCAGTGCCCAGGAGCTGGCTGAGAACGCTGCCAGAATGGATGCCCATCTCTACTGGTCCATCCCCAGTCAACTGGATGAGAAGGTGGAAGAAGGCACAGAGAAAGATGGAATGGACAAACAGAGGAATGGCAGTGTGAGCAGTCCTGACAGCGAGGAAGTCCTGGTGGAGTGA